In Ruminococcaceae bacterium R-25, a genomic segment contains:
- a CDS encoding riboflavin transporter FmnP: MSETKVTVKADSHSARKMMLIRLAVCAILTSMAVILMYFEFPLPFMPPFLKFDFSELPVLFGTFALGPLWGIVIELLKNLIHLPATGTMGIGEFSNFITGSIFVGTAGLVYRKMRTRPGVALSVVVGTIALAIIAVPVNAFITLPLYASAMGFSTEAIIGMCTSVNPLVKDKLSLLLAVFVPFNLIKGFGVGLWAFLIYLPLKNFVNKIYDKTHKKAEK; the protein is encoded by the coding sequence ATGTCTGAAACCAAAGTAACCGTTAAGGCGGATTCTCATTCCGCACGCAAAATGATGCTGATCAGGCTCGCTGTTTGCGCGATCCTCACATCAATGGCTGTTATACTCATGTATTTTGAGTTCCCCCTGCCGTTCATGCCTCCGTTTTTGAAGTTCGATTTCTCTGAACTCCCCGTTCTTTTCGGCACATTCGCGTTGGGACCTTTGTGGGGCATCGTCATTGAACTTTTGAAGAACCTCATTCACCTCCCTGCCACAGGCACAATGGGCATCGGCGAGTTCTCAAACTTCATTACAGGTTCTATCTTTGTCGGAACTGCAGGCCTCGTTTACCGCAAGATGCGCACCAGACCCGGCGTGGCTTTGTCTGTAGTCGTCGGTACGATTGCACTTGCAATAATTGCTGTTCCCGTCAACGCATTCATCACATTGCCTTTGTACGCTTCAGCAATGGGCTTTTCCACAGAAGCCATCATCGGAATGTGCACATCAGTTAACCCTCTTGTCAAAGACAAGCTCTCGCTTCTTTTGGCAGTATTCGTACCTTTCAATCTTATCAAGGGTTTCGGTGTCGGCCTCTGGGCTTTCCTGATCTACCTGCCGCTCAAGAACTTTGTAAATAAGATCTACGATAAGACGCACAAGAAAGCGGAAAAATAA
- a CDS encoding acetyl esterase/lipase, producing the protein MFDSFVRYKAEKNRLNFIKNCTVFDTPRLENEVYPAECRTEMDIEYKHGQKPLKLDIYTPFNCYGAKECFILIHGGAYVYGFKRLDQNFGMHLAIKANIPVVNVDYTLMPDSDLSQIINEIFAAINFVCGRYGFKKIHTVGDSAGGFLAYIVAMATRSRHIRHGLWVFEKPRAIAESAGMICPGIENNPKEFPGYYFEKKPEGKSDQSRLPDYAYDLKLLAERDRDLRVCVIAGEDDFLLEQNLAFKELVPNAVFYEGKNDGELKCHHVFPIAHPEWPQSVKAIALLAENAVGRR; encoded by the coding sequence ATGTTCGATTCTTTCGTCCGTTACAAAGCAGAAAAGAACAGACTGAACTTCATCAAGAACTGCACGGTCTTTGACACGCCCAGGCTTGAAAACGAGGTTTATCCTGCTGAATGCAGGACGGAGATGGACATTGAATATAAACACGGCCAAAAGCCGTTAAAGCTCGACATCTATACGCCTTTTAACTGTTATGGCGCGAAAGAGTGCTTCATCCTGATCCACGGCGGCGCTTATGTTTACGGCTTTAAAAGACTTGACCAGAACTTCGGCATGCACCTTGCGATCAAGGCAAACATCCCTGTAGTTAACGTCGACTACACCCTAATGCCGGACTCCGATCTGTCCCAGATCATAAACGAGATATTCGCAGCGATCAATTTTGTGTGCGGCAGATACGGTTTTAAAAAGATCCATACAGTAGGCGATTCTGCCGGAGGCTTTTTGGCTTATATCGTTGCCATGGCCACCAGAAGCAGACATATCCGTCACGGCCTCTGGGTTTTCGAAAAGCCCAGAGCTATAGCTGAATCAGCCGGTATGATCTGCCCCGGCATCGAAAACAACCCTAAGGAATTTCCCGGTTATTATTTCGAAAAGAAACCGGAAGGCAAGTCAGATCAGTCGCGCCTTCCGGATTATGCTTATGACTTAAAGCTCCTGGCAGAAAGAGACCGGGATTTAAGAGTCTGCGTAATAGCAGGAGAAGATGACTTCCTGCTCGAACAGAATTTAGCGTTTAAAGAACTCGTTCCCAATGCCGTTTTTTATGAAGGCAAGAATGACGGCGAACTGAAGTGCCATCACGTATTCCCGATTGCCCATCCCGAGTGGCCCCAGTCAGTAAAAGCTATTGCGCTTCTTGCTGAGAATGCGGTAGGGAGAAGGTAA
- a CDS encoding iron-regulated ABC transporter ATPase subunit SufC — MLELQNISFHADDKDILKDISLKIDDKFVAITGPNGSGKSTLLKVIMGIITPTSGKIFFDGQDITDLTVYERANLGMSFAFQQPVRFKGLKVIDLLKIAVGPEGTAAEIRSYLKAVGLCPMDYLNREINDTLSGGEMKRIEIAMAAARGGKLSLFDEPEAGIDLWSFQSLIEVFENLRNVTNGNIMIISHQERILEIADKIIYLKDGVIDRYDDSVKIMDELNMRRRGGCDCAHGQGGVSCNG; from the coding sequence ATGCTCGAACTACAAAACATCAGTTTCCATGCGGATGACAAAGACATCCTCAAGGACATAAGTCTTAAGATCGACGACAAGTTCGTCGCAATCACGGGACCTAACGGAAGCGGCAAATCAACGCTTTTGAAGGTCATTATGGGAATCATCACTCCTACGTCAGGAAAGATCTTTTTCGACGGACAGGACATCACAGATCTTACTGTATACGAGAGAGCCAATCTCGGTATGAGCTTTGCTTTCCAGCAGCCCGTAAGATTCAAGGGCCTTAAGGTCATCGACCTTTTGAAGATCGCCGTAGGTCCGGAAGGAACTGCAGCAGAGATCCGTTCTTACTTAAAGGCGGTTGGTCTCTGCCCGATGGACTATCTCAACAGAGAGATCAACGACACGCTCTCCGGCGGTGAAATGAAGCGAATCGAGATCGCCATGGCAGCTGCAAGAGGCGGAAAACTCAGCCTTTTCGACGAACCTGAGGCCGGTATCGACCTCTGGAGCTTCCAGAGCCTCATTGAAGTTTTCGAGAATCTCCGAAATGTAACCAACGGCAATATCATGATCATCAGCCATCAGGAGAGGATCCTTGAAATAGCCGATAAGATCATCTACCTCAAGGATGGCGTTATTGACAGATATGACGATTCCGTCAAGATCATGGATGAACTTAATATGAGACGCCGTGGCGGATGCGACTGCGCACACGGACAGGGAGGTGTTTCCTGCAATGGATGA
- a CDS encoding O-antigen ligase — MSDEAKLRFPVLAKAASDKVFCYVSMALFVLLPVVEVITEILGKKKVKFFTHRLYPSYFQPYVVGLFGGILAFFVILSFISRMANGKFKLYVADIFFFTLFLFMMLSYIFSVNPGVFAEGSKHYCERPEIFLCYYCLYFAGSMIENPELRKKLLYTYFGVAVLQGVVAFLQTYKIEIWYCLFLYNRASTRASYGLLQNTNFYGALSLVFVASVSGLFIFSSVIFQKKAFFKWIFFAVALLLFYTMLASYSRLAWLGFAGMIGTYIISLLIMRKSEMDKDKLKRITKDFLIMCAGFAAVLIVTYFATNIIKSRVSETAKDTVAKVGEDGFGHGRGRIWRAGIHSIPRHWVTGIGLDNYAQAFRELPDWKKGDFIQSKGHNEYLHTLVTQGVFAFVNYLAVLIYATVNAVKRIINEKDDVKRCLHWIFLTVFAAYACQAILNSSVLNVAPYFWIIIGLLTPRTKPISFKKE; from the coding sequence ATGTCTGATGAAGCAAAACTGAGATTTCCGGTGCTGGCAAAGGCCGCATCAGATAAGGTGTTCTGCTATGTTTCAATGGCTCTTTTTGTTTTATTGCCTGTAGTAGAAGTAATTACTGAAATACTGGGCAAGAAGAAGGTAAAGTTCTTTACCCACCGTCTCTATCCGTCCTATTTCCAGCCCTATGTCGTAGGCCTGTTCGGCGGAATCCTCGCATTCTTCGTTATCTTAAGTTTCATCTCGAGAATGGCGAACGGCAAGTTTAAGCTCTATGTTGCTGACATATTCTTCTTTACGCTCTTCCTGTTCATGATGCTCTCATACATCTTCTCCGTAAACCCCGGAGTATTTGCTGAAGGCTCAAAACATTATTGCGAGAGACCAGAGATATTCCTGTGTTATTACTGTCTCTATTTTGCCGGTTCCATGATCGAAAACCCTGAACTGCGCAAAAAACTTCTTTATACATACTTCGGTGTAGCGGTCCTTCAGGGTGTAGTTGCATTCTTACAGACATATAAGATTGAAATATGGTATTGTCTGTTCCTTTATAACAGGGCATCCACCAGAGCTTCATACGGATTGCTCCAGAATACAAATTTCTACGGTGCGCTCTCACTCGTTTTCGTTGCATCAGTATCAGGATTATTCATATTCAGTTCCGTAATCTTCCAGAAGAAAGCTTTCTTTAAGTGGATCTTCTTTGCAGTAGCACTTTTGCTTTTCTACACGATGCTTGCGAGCTATTCACGTCTTGCATGGCTCGGATTTGCGGGCATGATCGGTACCTATATCATCTCGCTTCTCATCATGCGCAAGAGCGAGATGGATAAGGACAAGTTGAAGAGAATAACCAAGGATTTCCTCATTATGTGTGCGGGTTTTGCTGCGGTCCTCATCGTTACCTATTTTGCTACAAACATTATTAAGAGCAGAGTCAGTGAGACTGCCAAGGATACAGTTGCAAAAGTCGGAGAAGACGGCTTTGGCCACGGCAGAGGAAGGATCTGGAGAGCCGGTATCCACAGCATCCCCAGACACTGGGTAACAGGTATCGGTCTTGATAACTATGCCCAGGCATTCAGGGAACTTCCCGATTGGAAGAAGGGTGATTTCATCCAGTCCAAGGGTCACAACGAGTATCTCCATACACTTGTTACACAGGGCGTATTTGCATTCGTCAATTACCTTGCAGTACTCATCTACGCAACAGTAAATGCAGTTAAGAGGATCATCAATGAGAAGGATGACGTTAAGAGATGCCTTCACTGGATATTCCTTACGGTCTTCGCAGCTTATGCCTGCCAGGCGATCTTAAACAGCAGCGTCTTGAACGTTGCACCTTATTTCTGGATCATAATTGGACTTTTAACACCGAGGACAAAGCCGATCTCTTTTAAAAAGGAGTGA
- a CDS encoding L(+)-tartrate dehydratase beta subunit → MSTFEFKTPVTDEDIKKVHIGDVIYLTGNIVTGRDDVHHRVVIGGKEPPVDLKGKAIFHAGPIMKKISAEGEPDKFKVISVGPTTSMRMEKAQAEFLEKTGVKIIIGKGGMGPKTTKGCVDNCAIHTIFPGGCAVVAAEEVIDCEGVEWLDLGMPEAMWKLKCERFGPLIVSIDSYGNNLIENNKVDFNAKREKALEDLKGKLSYME, encoded by the coding sequence ATGAGCACATTTGAATTCAAAACACCAGTAACTGACGAAGATATCAAGAAGGTTCACATCGGAGACGTCATCTACCTTACGGGCAACATCGTAACAGGCAGAGACGACGTTCACCACAGAGTCGTAATCGGCGGCAAAGAGCCCCCGGTAGACCTTAAGGGCAAGGCTATATTCCACGCAGGCCCTATCATGAAGAAGATCTCCGCTGAAGGCGAGCCTGACAAGTTTAAGGTCATAAGCGTAGGTCCTACAACTTCAATGCGTATGGAAAAAGCCCAGGCTGAATTCCTCGAAAAGACCGGCGTTAAGATCATCATCGGCAAGGGCGGAATGGGTCCCAAGACAACCAAGGGATGCGTTGATAACTGCGCTATCCATACTATCTTCCCCGGCGGCTGCGCTGTTGTTGCAGCTGAAGAAGTCATCGACTGCGAAGGCGTCGAGTGGCTCGATCTGGGCATGCCCGAAGCTATGTGGAAGCTTAAGTGCGAGAGATTCGGACCCCTGATCGTTTCAATCGATTCTTACGGCAACAATCTCATCGAGAACAACAAAGTCGATTTCAATGCCAAGAGAGAAAAGGCCTTAGAAGACCTTAAGGGCAAGCTCTCTTATATGGAGTGA
- a CDS encoding glutamine--fructose-6-phosphate transaminase — protein sequence MCGIVGYTGKKKAAPILLDGLAKLEYRGYDSAGLAIRDGEANPVVVKAKGRLKVLAEKTDGGAALKGTCGIGHTRWATHGEPTENNAHPHIVDDYNVVGVHNGIIENYQELRDKMIRKGYKFYSETDTEVAIKTIDYYYKKYTHDPIEALAKTMVRVRGSYALAVMFKDHPGKIFVARKDSPMIIGCEKDASYLASDVPAILKYTRSVYYINDLEMACLDAGSVTFYNLDGDTIEKTPTEIDWDAASAEKGGFEHFMMKEIHEQPKAVQDTLNSVIVPDGDSYKIDLSATSLKDEDIKNFDQIYIVACGSAYHVGCCTQYIVEQLAGIPVRCELASEFRYRTMPLNKNALCIIISQSGETADSLAALRDAKANGIKTLAIVNVVGSTIAREADYVLYTLAGPEISVATTKAYSAQLAVCYVLAIKFALAKGTITPETATELTNEVMTIPCKINKVLEDKERLQWFAAKLAAQKDIFFIGRGIDYAITMEGSLKMKEISYIHSEAYAAGELKHGTISLIEEGTFVIGVLTQSGLYEKTLSNLVETKARGAYLMALTSFGNYAIEDSADFVVYVPKINELFAASLAVVPLQLLGYYVSCARGLDVDKPRNLAKSVTVE from the coding sequence ATGTGCGGAATCGTCGGTTACACAGGTAAGAAAAAAGCAGCTCCTATCCTTTTGGACGGTCTTGCAAAACTCGAATACAGAGGATATGACTCAGCAGGTCTCGCTATCAGAGACGGCGAAGCAAATCCGGTAGTCGTTAAGGCAAAAGGCAGACTCAAGGTGCTTGCCGAAAAAACTGACGGAGGTGCAGCTCTCAAGGGCACATGCGGTATCGGCCATACAAGATGGGCAACCCACGGTGAACCCACCGAGAACAATGCACACCCCCACATCGTAGATGACTATAACGTCGTAGGCGTACATAACGGTATCATCGAAAACTACCAGGAATTAAGAGACAAGATGATCCGCAAGGGCTACAAGTTCTATTCAGAAACAGACACCGAAGTAGCCATAAAGACTATCGATTACTACTACAAGAAATATACACACGATCCGATCGAAGCGCTTGCCAAGACCATGGTCCGTGTAAGAGGCTCTTATGCTCTTGCCGTAATGTTCAAGGATCATCCGGGCAAGATCTTCGTAGCACGTAAGGACTCCCCTATGATCATCGGCTGCGAGAAGGATGCTTCCTATCTCGCATCTGACGTTCCCGCCATCCTCAAGTACACAAGGTCCGTTTACTACATCAACGATCTCGAGATGGCTTGCCTCGATGCAGGCAGCGTTACTTTCTATAACTTAGACGGTGACACGATCGAAAAGACTCCCACTGAGATCGACTGGGATGCAGCTTCAGCAGAAAAGGGCGGTTTCGAGCACTTCATGATGAAGGAGATCCATGAGCAACCCAAGGCAGTCCAGGATACTCTTAATTCTGTAATCGTACCTGACGGCGATTCATACAAGATCGACCTCTCGGCTACAAGCCTTAAAGATGAGGACATAAAGAACTTCGATCAGATCTACATTGTCGCCTGCGGTTCCGCTTATCACGTAGGCTGCTGCACACAGTATATCGTCGAGCAGCTCGCAGGAATCCCTGTAAGATGCGAGCTTGCTTCCGAGTTCAGATACAGAACGATGCCTCTTAACAAGAACGCTCTCTGCATCATCATCAGCCAGTCCGGCGAGACTGCAGATTCACTCGCAGCATTAAGAGATGCAAAGGCAAACGGCATCAAGACTCTTGCCATCGTTAATGTTGTCGGATCAACGATCGCACGTGAGGCAGATTACGTTCTCTACACTTTGGCAGGTCCTGAGATCTCTGTTGCTACAACAAAGGCTTACTCAGCTCAGCTCGCAGTATGCTATGTCCTTGCTATCAAGTTCGCGCTCGCAAAGGGCACGATCACACCGGAAACGGCTACAGAGCTCACAAACGAAGTCATGACGATCCCCTGCAAGATCAACAAAGTCTTAGAGGACAAGGAACGTCTCCAGTGGTTCGCAGCAAAGCTCGCAGCTCAGAAGGATATCTTCTTCATCGGCCGCGGCATCGACTATGCGATCACGATGGAAGGAAGCCTCAAGATGAAGGAGATCTCCTACATCCACAGCGAAGCTTATGCAGCAGGCGAGCTCAAGCACGGCACGATAAGCCTTATCGAAGAAGGCACTTTCGTTATCGGTGTTCTCACTCAGAGCGGCCTTTACGAAAAAACTCTTTCCAACCTCGTTGAGACAAAGGCAAGAGGCGCTTACCTTATGGCTCTCACATCTTTCGGCAATTATGCGATCGAGGATTCGGCAGACTTCGTAGTCTATGTTCCGAAGATCAATGAGCTCTTCGCAGCTTCCCTTGCTGTAGTTCCGCTCCAGCTCCTGGGTTACTACGTATCCTGCGCAAGAGGTCTTGACGTGGATAAACCGAGAAACCTCGCAAAGAGCGTTACCGTCGAGTAA
- a CDS encoding L(+)-tartrate dehydratase alpha subunit yields MSSDLPREKLSSLVASFMSYSAGHLPDDVKLRLTQMSEIENEGFAPEIYNVMKKNMELADSLKRPSCQDTGIPQFFARVGSKWPYLDIIEDALIDAVKEATAKAPLRPNAVEVFDEKNTGNNIGTHSPWIDWEIVKDSDQLELYFYMAGGGCSLPGFSKVLMPLEGYEGIAKAVFEQMTTYGVNACPPCLVGIGIAGSSEVAAKLSKKALLRQVGSHNPNPKAAEMEKLLEDGLNSIGLGPGGFGGKLSVMGVNIEQASRHPATLAMGMSTACWAHRRAGIRINPDFTYDFFTHKGAVL; encoded by the coding sequence ATGTCATCTGACTTACCTCGCGAGAAGTTATCTTCACTTGTCGCATCCTTTATGAGTTATTCAGCAGGTCATCTTCCCGATGATGTTAAGCTCCGTCTCACCCAGATGAGCGAGATCGAGAACGAAGGATTTGCACCTGAGATCTATAACGTTATGAAAAAGAACATGGAGCTCGCAGACTCTCTCAAGAGGCCTTCATGCCAGGACACGGGCATTCCGCAGTTCTTCGCACGCGTCGGCTCCAAGTGGCCTTATCTGGACATCATCGAAGATGCCCTCATCGACGCTGTAAAGGAAGCTACTGCAAAGGCTCCTTTAAGACCTAATGCAGTCGAGGTTTTCGACGAGAAGAATACAGGAAACAACATCGGAACACACAGCCCCTGGATCGACTGGGAGATCGTTAAAGACAGCGACCAGTTAGAACTCTATTTCTATATGGCAGGCGGCGGATGCTCCCTCCCCGGTTTTTCAAAGGTATTGATGCCTCTGGAAGGATATGAGGGAATCGCAAAGGCTGTTTTCGAGCAGATGACAACATACGGCGTAAATGCATGCCCTCCGTGCCTCGTAGGCATCGGCATCGCAGGTTCTTCCGAAGTAGCTGCAAAACTCTCAAAGAAGGCACTTTTAAGACAGGTCGGTTCACATAACCCCAATCCCAAGGCTGCCGAGATGGAAAAGCTTTTGGAAGACGGCCTTAATTCAATCGGCCTCGGCCCCGGCGGATTCGGTGGAAAGCTCTCTGTCATGGGCGTAAACATCGAGCAGGCTTCAAGACACCCCGCAACACTTGCAATGGGCATGTCTACCGCATGCTGGGCACACAGAAGAGCCGGCATCAGGATCAATCCTGATTTCACTTACGACTTCTTCACACACAAGGGGGCAGTCTTATGA
- a CDS encoding phosphonopyruvate decarboxylase, with translation MKVEKLVEIIGSDFYSGVPDSQLKALCNYLMATYGIDPKHHIIAANEGNCTALAAGYHLATGKVPVVYMQNSGEGNIINPVASLLNDKVYAIPMVFIVGWRGEPGIHDEPQHIYQGEVTVKLLEDMDIATFAIGKDTTDEEVEAKMAEFREILAKGKDVAFVIRKGALSFDGKVEYKNDNKMVREEIIQHIVKASGEDPIVSTTGKASRELFETRVANGQSHKYDFLTVGSMGHSSSIALGVAINKPDMRIWCVDGDGAVLMHMGSMAVLGANKPSNLIHVVINNSAHETVGGMPTVAGSIDIVAIAKACGYPNAVCVDNFEDLDKELEAAKARNELSLIEVKCSIGARDDLGRPTTTALENKENFMEYIK, from the coding sequence ATGAAAGTAGAAAAACTGGTCGAGATAATTGGCAGCGATTTTTATTCAGGCGTACCGGACAGCCAGCTCAAGGCTCTCTGCAATTACCTGATGGCTACATACGGAATCGATCCCAAGCATCACATTATCGCAGCTAATGAAGGTAACTGCACAGCTCTTGCAGCAGGTTATCATCTGGCTACCGGCAAGGTTCCGGTCGTATACATGCAGAACTCCGGTGAGGGCAACATCATCAACCCTGTTGCTTCACTTTTGAACGATAAGGTTTACGCAATCCCTATGGTATTCATCGTAGGCTGGAGAGGCGAACCCGGCATCCACGACGAGCCCCAGCACATCTACCAGGGTGAAGTAACCGTAAAGCTTTTGGAAGACATGGACATCGCAACTTTTGCCATCGGCAAGGATACTACAGATGAAGAAGTAGAAGCCAAGATGGCTGAATTCAGAGAGATCCTCGCAAAGGGCAAGGACGTTGCTTTTGTTATCAGAAAGGGCGCTCTCTCATTTGACGGCAAGGTCGAATACAAGAACGACAACAAGATGGTCCGTGAAGAGATCATCCAGCATATCGTTAAGGCATCCGGCGAAGATCCGATCGTATCTACAACAGGTAAGGCTTCAAGAGAGCTTTTCGAGACACGTGTAGCTAACGGCCAGTCCCACAAGTACGATTTCCTCACAGTAGGATCCATGGGCCACTCTTCATCCATCGCTCTGGGTGTTGCTATCAACAAGCCTGACATGCGCATCTGGTGTGTAGACGGCGACGGCGCTGTACTCATGCACATGGGCTCAATGGCTGTGCTTGGCGCTAACAAGCCTTCTAATCTCATCCATGTCGTTATCAACAACAGCGCACATGAGACAGTAGGCGGAATGCCGACAGTTGCAGGTTCCATCGACATCGTTGCTATCGCAAAGGCCTGTGGTTATCCCAATGCTGTATGCGTTGATAATTTCGAGGATCTGGATAAAGAGCTTGAAGCCGCAAAAGCAAGAAACGAGCTCTCACTCATTGAAGTTAAGTGTTCCATCGGAGCAAGAGATGATCTGGGAAGACCTACCACGACAGCTCTCGAGAACAAAGAGAACTTCATGGAGTACATTAAATAA
- a CDS encoding beta-phosphoglucomutase-like phosphatase (HAD superfamily), whose amino-acid sequence MGVKLPQNYPDLKTLSKEGVKLLIFDLDGTLLDSMSVWNDVDIEFLGRYGYEVTPEYTDMVKRATIEDAARYTQEKYRIPLTWQEIVETWESMVYEFYRSEVKLKKGALEYLKEAKKLGFFLSVTTALSKKNANASLSATGIIDLFDCVITLEDLGGNINKSSPDIFLRASSYISATKSVITPDKALVFDDVRQAVDGARSGGFKTCAVYDNIGCGGPGKWESFAADCDYSVFEF is encoded by the coding sequence ATGGGCGTTAAGCTCCCCCAAAATTATCCCGATCTTAAAACGCTCTCTAAAGAGGGCGTTAAACTTCTCATTTTCGATCTCGACGGAACGCTTTTAGATTCCATGAGCGTCTGGAACGATGTGGACATCGAATTCTTAGGCCGCTACGGATATGAGGTTACTCCCGAATATACCGATATGGTAAAGCGCGCAACGATCGAAGATGCAGCAAGATATACTCAGGAAAAATACCGTATCCCGCTTACCTGGCAGGAGATAGTTGAAACCTGGGAATCAATGGTCTACGAGTTTTACAGGTCAGAAGTAAAGCTCAAAAAAGGCGCTTTGGAATATCTCAAGGAAGCGAAAAAGCTCGGTTTTTTCTTAAGCGTTACTACCGCCCTGTCTAAAAAGAACGCAAATGCATCACTTAGTGCAACAGGCATAATAGACCTTTTCGACTGCGTTATCACATTGGAAGACTTAGGCGGCAATATCAACAAGAGTTCGCCCGATATCTTTCTCCGTGCAAGCAGTTATATCTCGGCAACAAAAAGCGTGATTACTCCGGATAAGGCTCTGGTTTTTGACGATGTTCGCCAGGCTGTTGACGGCGCGAGATCAGGCGGCTTTAAGACCTGCGCAGTATATGACAATATCGGCTGCGGAGGTCCCGGTAAATGGGAGAGCTTCGCAGCCGATTGTGACTACTCTGTATTCGAATTCTGA